In Palaeococcus ferrophilus DSM 13482, the following proteins share a genomic window:
- a CDS encoding NAD(P)/FAD-dependent oxidoreductase — protein sequence MLIFWPFSTKFIYFPSKTLVREIVNAFYNEKAYDVVIIGAGPAGLFAAYELAEKGDFRVLVVDEGGEVDKRVCPMEELGYCVGCKPCHIMSGVGGAGGLSDGTVNLRPDIGGDLSELTGDENYAWQLIWEVDQILLRHGAPRNVFKGNPDQLREWERRAAQAGVKFIPIIQRHIGSDHTPEVIGSIKRYLEEKGVEFLLWTRVEEFRKGEIIARRGNDTFKINARYIIVAPGRGGASWFHDVAEKIGLRARHGPIDVGVRVEVPAIIMEEITNINHDPKFHIYTDTYDDFVRTFCTNPNGFVVEEKYESYVGVNGHSMRDRKSNNTNFAFLSRIELTEPVEDTTAYGRSIAQLATTIGGGKPILQRLGDLRRGRRSTWSRIKKSDVDPTLKHVTPGDIAMALPHRVVTNIIEGLEKLDRVIPGVASDYTLLYAPEIKYYAMRAEVDENLETSIEGIFAAGDGAGLSRDITNAAATGILAARGILIKEGIYSGSEFRKRGNWRAEIESLE from the coding sequence ATGTTAATTTTTTGGCCGTTTTCCACAAAATTTATATACTTCCCATCGAAGACTTTAGTAAGGGAAATCGTGAACGCGTTCTACAACGAGAAGGCATACGACGTTGTGATTATAGGAGCCGGCCCGGCTGGTCTTTTCGCGGCCTACGAGCTGGCAGAAAAAGGCGATTTTAGGGTTCTCGTGGTTGACGAGGGGGGCGAGGTAGACAAGCGCGTCTGCCCTATGGAGGAGCTTGGCTACTGCGTCGGCTGCAAGCCGTGCCATATAATGAGCGGCGTTGGAGGAGCAGGCGGCCTAAGCGACGGTACAGTAAACCTTCGTCCGGACATTGGTGGTGATTTGAGCGAACTGACAGGAGATGAGAACTACGCATGGCAGCTCATATGGGAGGTTGATCAGATACTTCTCCGCCACGGTGCTCCAAGGAACGTCTTCAAAGGAAACCCTGACCAGCTCAGGGAGTGGGAACGCAGGGCGGCCCAGGCAGGGGTTAAGTTCATCCCCATCATCCAGCGTCACATAGGGAGTGACCACACGCCGGAAGTTATTGGGAGCATAAAACGCTATCTTGAGGAGAAAGGCGTCGAGTTCCTCCTCTGGACGAGGGTGGAGGAATTCAGGAAGGGGGAGATCATAGCAAGGCGCGGCAATGACACCTTTAAGATAAACGCCCGATACATAATCGTCGCCCCCGGGCGTGGCGGTGCATCATGGTTCCACGATGTGGCGGAAAAGATAGGCCTCAGGGCCAGACACGGCCCCATTGACGTTGGCGTCCGCGTTGAAGTCCCTGCTATAATAATGGAGGAGATAACGAACATAAACCATGATCCCAAGTTCCACATCTACACGGACACCTACGACGACTTCGTGAGGACTTTCTGCACCAACCCGAACGGCTTCGTCGTTGAGGAGAAGTACGAGTCCTACGTTGGGGTTAATGGCCACTCCATGCGCGATAGAAAGAGCAACAACACCAACTTCGCCTTTCTCTCGCGTATAGAGCTGACGGAGCCCGTTGAGGACACCACCGCCTACGGGAGGAGCATAGCACAGCTTGCAACGACCATAGGGGGAGGTAAGCCCATCCTCCAGCGCCTCGGCGATCTCAGGAGGGGGAGGAGGAGCACGTGGAGCAGGATAAAGAAGAGCGATGTGGATCCTACACTCAAGCACGTCACACCTGGGGATATAGCGATGGCTCTCCCGCACCGCGTAGTTACTAACATCATAGAAGGCCTCGAAAAGCTCGACCGTGTTATACCGGGCGTTGCGAGCGATTACACCCTCCTCTACGCGCCGGAGATTAAGTACTACGCCATGAGGGCGGAGGTGGATGAAAACCTCGAAACGAGCATCGAGGGTATTTTCGCGGCTGGAGACGGCGCTGGCTTGAGCAGGGACATAACCAATGCCGCGGCCACTGGAATACTCGCGGCTAGGGGGATACTCATCAAGGAGGGCATCTACTCGGGCTCGGAGTTCCGGAAGAGGGGCAACTGGAGGGCTGAGATAGAGTCGCTGGAGTGA
- a CDS encoding S8 family serine peptidase: protein MKGRTGVILALLLVGLMFGTTLAGPEMAKNRVVTYNTLEKTYGKAKPQLYAKLQSLPDDAEISTIVVLKDYSYMPKARKVLEKLGEIKYEYRIIPGFAVKLKVKDVKKLAAPGKLDMLLQSLGLAPKIEGLAYMEDDFKVRIALDYSTGQVSATTMWSLGYDGTGITVAVIDTGIDGNHPDLKGKIVGWYDVVNGKTYAYDDQGHGTHVAGIIAGTGAASNGKYKGVAPGAKLVGVKVLGADGSGSVSDIIAGVDWVVQNKDKYGIRVINMSLGGAGSSDGTDSLSQAVNNAWDAGIVVCVAAGNEGPNTKTIGSPAAASKVITVGAVDDSDTIASFSSRGPTADGRLKPEVVAPGVNIVAARASGTSMGSPVNDYYTSASGTSMATPHVAGIAALLLQAHPSWTPDTVKTALIETADVVKPSEIADIAYGAGRVNAYEAYKYDSLQKLTFSGYVADKGSQEHTFTIDSASYVTATLYWDNSGSDIDLYLYDPNGNQVDYSYTAYYGFEKVGYYNPAPGTWKVKVVSYSGSANYNVDVVIDGTGSSGGGGTQPTVDEKTFTGYVHDYYDTSDSFTMTVNSGATKITGDLTFDTSSHDLDLYLYDPNGNIVDRSESYNSNEHVEYANPAPGDWTFLVYAYNTYGWASYQLDAKVYYG from the coding sequence ATGAAAGGCAGGACTGGTGTAATACTCGCACTGCTGCTGGTTGGTTTGATGTTTGGAACGACCCTCGCAGGACCTGAAATGGCCAAGAATAGGGTTGTGACGTACAATACCCTAGAGAAAACCTACGGGAAGGCCAAGCCTCAGCTCTACGCGAAGCTGCAGAGCCTTCCAGACGACGCTGAAATAAGCACCATAGTCGTTCTGAAAGACTACTCATACATGCCGAAGGCGAGAAAAGTTCTCGAAAAGCTCGGTGAAATCAAGTACGAGTACAGGATCATCCCGGGCTTTGCCGTCAAACTCAAGGTCAAGGACGTCAAGAAGCTCGCCGCCCCCGGAAAGCTCGACATGCTCCTCCAGAGCCTTGGATTAGCTCCCAAGATCGAGGGGTTAGCGTACATGGAGGACGACTTTAAGGTTAGGATCGCCCTCGACTACTCCACCGGTCAGGTGAGCGCCACCACAATGTGGAGCCTCGGCTACGACGGAACGGGAATAACTGTCGCCGTTATTGACACGGGAATAGACGGGAACCACCCCGACCTCAAGGGCAAGATTGTGGGGTGGTACGATGTCGTTAACGGGAAAACCTACGCTTACGACGACCAGGGGCACGGAACCCACGTGGCTGGAATAATAGCGGGAACCGGTGCCGCGAGCAACGGCAAGTACAAGGGCGTTGCTCCGGGTGCCAAGCTCGTTGGTGTGAAGGTTCTTGGCGCCGATGGTAGCGGAAGCGTTAGTGACATCATAGCCGGCGTTGACTGGGTCGTCCAGAACAAGGACAAGTACGGAATAAGGGTTATAAACATGAGCCTCGGTGGTGCCGGAAGCTCCGACGGAACGGACTCCCTCAGCCAGGCCGTCAACAACGCCTGGGACGCGGGGATAGTTGTTTGTGTCGCCGCTGGAAACGAGGGGCCCAACACGAAGACCATAGGCTCGCCCGCGGCCGCCTCGAAGGTCATCACCGTTGGTGCCGTTGACGACAGCGACACCATAGCGAGCTTCTCCTCGAGGGGGCCCACAGCCGACGGAAGACTCAAGCCCGAGGTCGTTGCCCCCGGTGTTAACATAGTGGCCGCCCGCGCCAGCGGAACGAGCATGGGAAGTCCCGTAAACGACTACTACACCTCCGCCTCGGGAACGTCAATGGCCACCCCGCACGTCGCCGGTATCGCCGCCCTCCTCCTCCAGGCCCACCCGAGCTGGACGCCCGATACTGTGAAGACGGCCCTCATAGAGACCGCAGATGTCGTCAAGCCGAGCGAGATAGCGGACATAGCCTACGGTGCCGGTAGGGTCAACGCCTACGAGGCCTACAAATACGATTCCCTCCAGAAGCTCACCTTCTCAGGCTACGTTGCCGACAAGGGCTCCCAGGAACACACCTTCACCATAGACAGCGCCTCCTACGTCACGGCCACCCTCTACTGGGACAACAGCGGAAGTGACATAGACCTCTACCTCTACGACCCCAACGGCAACCAGGTGGACTACTCCTACACTGCCTACTACGGCTTTGAAAAGGTGGGCTACTACAACCCGGCCCCCGGAACCTGGAAGGTTAAGGTGGTCAGCTACTCCGGAAGCGCTAACTACAACGTTGACGTCGTAATAGACGGAACCGGCTCAAGCGGCGGCGGAGGAACCCAGCCCACGGTTGATGAGAAGACCTTCACCGGCTACGTCCACGACTACTACGATACCAGTGACAGCTTCACCATGACCGTCAACAGCGGCGCCACCAAGATAACGGGAGACCTTACCTTCGACACGAGCTCACATGACCTCGACCTCTACCTCTACGACCCCAACGGCAACATCGTTGACCGCTCAGAGAGCTACAACAGCAACGAGCACGTTGAATATGCAAACCCTGCCCCAGGAGACTGGACGTTCCTCGTCTACGCCTACAACACCTACGGCTGGGCCAGTTACCAGCTCGATGCGAAGGTCTACTACGGATGA
- a CDS encoding DUF2110 family protein translates to MEVVILEKVYGDRSGFRKLDKKLSALIGDLEVDWKLSITEKQWVKVSLSGEDEEVSANLVRQEFGEVPYRLRAIEEGETYRGRFTDLGKVGYGVYVDIGIFSPRPKDALMPLYYLKETFGDKAVRKMIRDFGWVDNLPVEVRVEKVEFGAREVEVHFSDRQLKRIRRWITDGHDKLFIAGTISERVEEALLKTGHSRDVVRMEELGLMETLLILKKDTQAPGIIKAIGPYLKPAVIGAVKFD, encoded by the coding sequence ATGGAAGTTGTTATTCTTGAGAAGGTTTACGGAGACAGGAGCGGTTTTAGGAAGCTTGACAAAAAGCTCAGCGCCCTTATCGGCGACCTTGAGGTTGATTGGAAGCTCTCCATCACGGAGAAGCAGTGGGTGAAGGTCTCACTCAGCGGCGAGGACGAGGAGGTGAGCGCGAACCTCGTGAGGCAGGAGTTTGGAGAGGTTCCCTACAGGCTCAGGGCGATTGAGGAAGGAGAGACCTACCGGGGACGCTTCACGGACCTTGGAAAGGTCGGCTACGGCGTTTACGTTGATATTGGAATTTTCTCCCCGCGCCCGAAGGACGCCCTCATGCCCCTCTACTACCTGAAAGAGACCTTTGGGGACAAAGCGGTCAGGAAGATGATAAGGGACTTCGGGTGGGTGGACAACCTCCCCGTGGAAGTGAGGGTCGAGAAGGTAGAGTTCGGGGCGAGGGAAGTTGAGGTTCACTTCTCCGACAGGCAGCTCAAGAGGATAAGGCGCTGGATAACCGACGGCCACGACAAGCTCTTCATCGCGGGAACCATCAGCGAGCGCGTGGAGGAAGCCCTGCTCAAAACGGGCCACTCAAGGGACGTGGTAAGGATGGAGGAGCTCGGCCTCATGGAGACTCTCCTCATACTCAAGAAGGACACGCAGGCACCGGGCATCATCAAGGCCATAGGCCCCTACCTGAAGCCAGCGGTCATTGGGGCCGTGAAGTTCGACTAG
- the tfe gene encoding transcription factor E — MAKRKMRKAFIELVQGMGGDEAVEVVKALEKKKEATDEELAEATGIRVNTVRKVLYMLYDQKLADFKRLRDKETGWYYYYWRLEMKRLPEVLRAKKMEELKTLKRMLEEETGEIYYTCGTPGHPKLTFDEAMEYEFQCPICGAMLTEYDNREIVEELKRRIAELEKELGL, encoded by the coding sequence ATGGCAAAAAGGAAAATGCGAAAGGCGTTCATTGAGCTCGTGCAGGGCATGGGTGGCGATGAGGCAGTTGAGGTAGTCAAGGCTCTCGAAAAGAAAAAGGAGGCCACCGATGAGGAGCTTGCGGAGGCCACCGGGATTCGGGTAAACACCGTGAGGAAAGTCCTCTACATGCTCTACGACCAGAAGCTCGCCGACTTCAAGAGGCTGAGGGACAAGGAGACCGGATGGTATTACTACTACTGGCGTCTCGAGATGAAGCGTCTCCCCGAAGTCCTCAGGGCCAAGAAGATGGAGGAGCTCAAAACCCTCAAGCGCATGCTCGAGGAGGAGACAGGGGAGATATACTACACCTGCGGGACACCGGGGCACCCGAAGCTGACCTTCGACGAGGCCATGGAGTACGAGTTCCAGTGCCCGATATGCGGGGCCATGCTCACGGAATACGACAATCGAGAGATCGTGGAAGAGCTCAAGAGAAGAATAGCCGAGCTTGAGAAAGAGCTCGGGCTTTGA
- a CDS encoding DUF531 domain-containing protein, whose amino-acid sequence MLTLALYNSYDPKRLHEAHLRAIARAAPVAYAFGFHLALIGFPLSGKPLDVAEETAKNTTIGEGGRYLVELARNNRFHLLEFPKKGFPPQFGRIIATTRKPGASKSIDSLELARRALRGESFMLVVGLGRHGLPKEIFKMADYHLDITDGRGVSFETCTAIGAIPTKIKTLMEALKWTKK is encoded by the coding sequence ATGCTGACGCTGGCACTCTACAACTCGTACGATCCCAAAAGGCTTCACGAGGCCCACCTGAGGGCGATCGCGCGGGCGGCTCCCGTGGCATACGCCTTCGGCTTTCATCTGGCGCTGATTGGCTTTCCACTCTCCGGGAAGCCCCTCGACGTGGCGGAGGAAACCGCGAAGAACACTACCATAGGCGAAGGCGGGAGGTACCTCGTTGAGCTGGCAAGGAACAACCGCTTCCATCTCCTCGAGTTTCCAAAAAAAGGCTTTCCACCCCAGTTTGGACGGATAATAGCCACCACGAGGAAACCGGGGGCATCTAAGAGCATTGACTCACTTGAGCTCGCCCGCAGGGCCCTGAGGGGAGAGAGCTTCATGCTGGTGGTTGGGCTTGGACGCCACGGCCTACCGAAAGAGATATTTAAGATGGCTGACTATCACCTCGACATAACCGACGGCAGGGGCGTGAGCTTTGAGACGTGCACCGCCATCGGCGCCATCCCCACGAAGATTAAAACCCTGATGGAGGCGTTGAAATGGACGAAAAAATGA
- a CDS encoding signal peptidase I, producing MDEKMKKELKETVAFFVVALVVVFAFHTGLKFALHTDSPLVIVVSGSMEPVFYRGDVVLLKGVKPEEVEIGDVVVYNRPYTKYPIIHRVRGIEEYNGERCFVIQGDNNFIHDFYPTPAGEIDCVPASAVEAKALMVFPKIGYIPMEIKEKLGMG from the coding sequence ATGGACGAAAAAATGAAGAAGGAGCTTAAGGAAACGGTCGCTTTCTTTGTGGTGGCCCTCGTGGTTGTTTTCGCGTTCCACACCGGGCTTAAGTTCGCGCTCCACACGGATTCCCCCCTCGTGATAGTCGTGAGTGGTTCCATGGAACCCGTTTTCTACAGGGGTGACGTGGTTCTCCTGAAGGGCGTGAAGCCTGAAGAGGTTGAAATCGGCGACGTTGTCGTTTACAACCGCCCCTACACGAAGTACCCCATAATCCACCGCGTCAGGGGTATAGAGGAGTACAACGGGGAGAGGTGCTTCGTAATACAGGGCGACAACAACTTCATCCACGACTTCTACCCAACGCCCGCGGGGGAGATAGACTGCGTGCCCGCCAGCGCGGTGGAGGCCAAGGCCCTCATGGTGTTCCCCAAAATCGGCTACATTCCGATGGAGATAAAGGAGAAGCTGGGCATGGGTTGA
- a CDS encoding AbrB/MazE/SpoVT family DNA-binding domain-containing protein has product MSERSLARIPVKLDKFGRVLIPASIRSSIGAKEGDTLIIEIIEVKKAKSSNKS; this is encoded by the coding sequence ATGAGTGAGCGTAGTCTTGCAAGAATTCCGGTCAAATTAGATAAATTTGGGAGAGTACTTATCCCTGCCAGCATAAGAAGTTCGATTGGTGCAAAAGAGGGGGACACACTCATCATCGAGATCATTGAAGTCAAAAAAGCAAAGTCTTCTAACAAGTCTTGA